Below is a genomic region from Puntigrus tetrazona isolate hp1 unplaced genomic scaffold, ASM1883169v1 S000000283, whole genome shotgun sequence.
ttttttgttattatggaGTCATAGTTTAGCCGGAAACAAATCCATCTGTAAggtgttttaacttttaaaccGAAAGCTTGTGACTTGTTTAGATGTGAAGTGATGGCCTGACCGGCCTGCTGTGGATTAGTGGAGCTGACAGACCGTTCAATCAGTTAACTGCATTCAAAAGAAACgtctttgtttacataataaacgtgtactgtgtatagttattgtgtatatataaatatgcatgtatatattcaagaaaaacgtggtttatatattaaatatttcgaaataatagaaattatatacatatattcatggaaatattttcataatgtctacatgtgtgtgtgcatatatatatatatatatatatatatatatatatatatatatatatatatatatatatatatacacacacataataaataaactctatgtgcatagattatatatattatttaaacaaaaacatttattttggatgtgattaatcgtgattgattgacggcacccattcattgctGAGACATCCCTCCAGATCcggtgaagaaacaaactcatcctaaTCTCGGATGTGAGGACACTTTCGgctaattgtcatttttgattgaattacTCATATTTTCCTTGATAgatgcagttttaaaaaaagcagtggAGGCTTTAGAAGAAGAATAACAGACATGAAATAATATGCGATCTTGATATACTTTACTGTTTTATATCTCAGTTAAACgtgtcttttttttgaaaagcctGTAAATACGGGCCTGTAAGATTGCTCGTTCAGACGGTCTGGAGCTCAAGAGTGATTGTTGTAGTAATATACGAGCGTGTGGTCAGCCGGCGGTCAGGTCTTCACGTAGGATGCTGCGGCTTCGTCTCTAACTTGAACATGCACACGGTCCAGAGCCCGTCgtgatgaatatttaaaagagctgttttaaGTTTGCACACCGCAGCACACATGGCAATGCAGAAGAGCGAGccaaaaaattgcaaaaatgcacaaaaacaaaaaatgtggtGTGGCCAAAAATGCCTGTATCTGCAATTCATTCGCTCTGTTTAGCTTTGTCTTCTAGACAAAGCAGTCTAGTCCGGTTCGATAGCGGAGACAAACCCGTAACTTCTACAGGCCGGCATGAAATAAAGCTCTTTACCTTCGTTTATGTCACTCTTTGTTTCCGTTTTAATTTTAGACGGAATGTGAAAAGTTCACACATTGCCTGCCgggaataataaaatattattcatttattaaatgaataacacTAACCTATCAGacttgtatttattgttttgatgtaGGTTTCTACTTAAAAGgctttaaattacaatttaaatatttctgctGAATATAAACAtctacatgtatacatttatattacataaattactTATTAGTAGTACGTTATGCTATGATTGTAAAAGCTTGAATATTAACCACtaaataaatttgacatttcTTCTGATATTAAGACAAATTGGAAACAGTTTAATGCTCTTCTAGAGAAATAATCTGATggatgtttaattaattaaattaattaaaattcgTATTCTGTTTTATACTTAATTTAATGTGCATGAATTATGttcagtgtttaaataaatatttatttgtgacttactaatattatatttccaggaggtttttttttctccccctttCTGGCAcgctcctgttttttttttttttttcataaaaacacattttctagaTTTCTATACCCATTATATTTATTCTAGATCCCAGGACTATTTGTCTTTAGGACCTGATTCATTTAACGCgtgtaaaaagtaatgcaaaaataagCCAGGCTCATAAATGGCAAATGCTGTGGGCGATAAAATCTGAGTTATTTTAAGAGGGAAAAGGTTCAAACTTGCACACATGAACCAAACACTTTTATGAAATAGCTTAGAAATAACTTAGACGTTTCTAACAGATGCACTTGTTGACTTTGACTAATATCTATATAGAGGgctttacattattattaatattatcattgaAGGTTATATTTGTTGCAAGGTAAGCGTAACTCGAGTACAtcataaaacatcataaaaaatatattttttctgttttaatcacCTAATGTGCGCCAAAAACAACCAGACTGAATCGAGTTATTCTTTAATTGCTGTCGTTTTTCCCTGAGTTGCACAGTAAAAACATCTCTTCCCCCACAAacgttaaaatataaattcaagtaaatttagaaataaacatgcacattttgGCTATAAGACGTTACACAGTGTGGCTTGTTTCTTACGAGAGAATCACGTCTgtaacagtttaaataaaagcctCGCGAGTCCGCTTTCGTTTCGTTCGCTTTAAAGctaactttaataaataatggtCCACTAGTTAGTCCTGAGGGcgaacaaaataagaaaaaaaaataataatcactgATATCCGAGCCCAGACGCAGTGGTCAGTCTCTGTCCGTAAAGAGCGTACGGGGAGTAAAACGGgccggcggcggcggcgggaACCGGAACCGGAGCGCCTCCCGGGCTTTTGTACGGATGATACCGCGAGCCGAGCCCGAGGTGAGGGGTCCTGAGAGCCAGCGGAGCTCCTGGCACGTGACAGGCCATGCTCAAAGAGCCGGGATATCCCGCGACCAGCTTCTCGGCGAACGCCGTGTGAGTCCGCAAGTGGCTCAAAAGCTCCTCCGAAGACGAGAAGCGCTTGTCGCACGGGCCGTTGGCGGAGACCCAGTTGCAAACGTGCGTCTGGGAATCGTTGGGAAGCACGAAGCCGTACGGATACAACGGGTGTCCCGGGAACGAAGGCGGGTGCAGGGAGTGGTACATTAGAGGGTATCCGGACTTGTCGTGCGAGCCGGCGGATGATAGATGGCTAGCGCAGTGATAGCTCAAGCAGAACGGGTCCCTGCACAGACCGCCAGACATGATGGATGGAGGAGAGGCCCCGGCGAGGGGACTGGAGCCCGGCTTGCTGCCCAGAGCATTAATCAGCTGACCGCCGCCGGGTTTGCTCGGGTCCAGGCTCACGGCGTGGGACAGGAAGGGCTGAGGGTACGCGGGGTACGCCGCCGGGTACGGAGCGAACACGGAGTGACCCGGTCTGTACGGAGAAACCGGAGCAACCAGCCCCAGGGCGGAAGACACCGGGATGCCGTCGGACGCGGGCGCTTTGGGAGCCTCCGCCTCGCTCTCGGCCCTCGCCTCCGGCGTCCGAGCCGCCTCGTGCTCCTTCTTCCCGGGTTTATCTCCCGACCCGGGCTGAGGGGACGCCGAGCTGCAGGAGCCCGGGCTCCGGGGGGTCACCGGCCGGCAGGAGGCGCTCGGCACGCGGAAGCTCGCCTTGTCCGCACCCGCGTCTTTCCTCTCCGACGATTTGGCGTACGGCTTGAAGCTGGACTTGTCCTCGGCCCCGATGTCGCTGATCTTCAGCGGGCTGGACTTGCAGTCTTTGTCCGAGGCCCCGCCGGAGAGCTTGGTGGAGGACGGCGGGTCCGATTTCCCGATTTGGGAGCACGTTTGCGCGAGGAGGGCGAGGGGACTCTTCTTGGCATCCAACTGCGAAAATAGAGCACAAGTATAAATCATAACATatcattatttatgtataattacaatACGAGACCGTGATGGAGCAGCAACAGAGAACAATATGTGGGTCGAAATTAACGACTTGTCTTTTATGCCGGAAATCAATAGTATATTACGCAAGGATCACGTTGTGTGCATTTCTTTCTCTAATTAGATCCAAAGTTGATTATGATTAGCAATATGCATGACTGAGAACTTTGCCGATTCTCTcagtattttgtctttgtttggttttctttgGCCCCCTCAGATTGCAAGATTTCCAAACAGTGTCATCTCATCTAAATGCACTCGGCCCCATCCCAACAACAGACGGAAAGCTCGTTCAATCAGGATAACGCGCGCGTCTCGGTTTTGAGAAACTGGCTTCGTGGCCCACGCTTTATGAAAACCGTGTGACTGCTGCGGCCCGAATCACGCGCCCGTTTCACAAACAAGCATTTCTCAGGCTacaaaaaaaggtgtttatttatgtttcggCGTTGAGCGTGACTCAAGAGTCTTAAATCTGAAACGCTGCAGAGACCATAAATCAAACGTCAGGAGGGCTTTTATTATATCCCTCGGTACAGGCAGTAAAATATGTTTCCCTGTGGCAACGTGCATTGTTTTCCTTTGCTTTATGACTAAAATCATTGCACTGCTGGAAATAGGTCAGTCTTTAAGGAAACcattaacatattattattattattattattatcatgtaaTATTAAGCTactttacattttgtgtttgttttttggtttttttacccAACTCTCAAGCACATTtccatacatttttcttttacgcTTACATTTTTGTCAGCATCTTTCAGAattatatagaaattataattaatcaaGAAAATACGACGTGATGCAATTCCTCATTAGAAATATCTATTATAAACTTTATAGTAATCGCTCTGTCTATTCAATCATAAATAGCCTGATATCATTTTTCACTCATTTTGAGGTCGAGCTtagaaaattctaaaaaaaagtctcatttAAATTCGTAATGTAAGCGTGACGTTAATTAGTGGAAAAATTAATAGGCTACTTTTTACGATTTTTGTCCCATATAGCAGCTAcgttttaataaagaaatgccATCGGGTCGTTATTTTACGTTAAAATGCATGCgtaaaaatagctattttacaattattttataaacgTTATAAAAAAGATAGCGTTTTAACATGGTGTAAATTAGTTAAGCATAATTAGCCTACTATTTTTGTTATTGGATCGTAATTTTAAGTCAAAATTTCCttacttttactattattattatgaataatataataataaaacatattgcgCAGCCTAAAATGTTGGTTTATTTTCCACTCGGGGTGCGTGTTGAAAATTAAAGgtgtttaagaaaataaaaaaagatgactcGAGCGATGTTTCGCGTTAGTCCCCGGGAAGCGTCCGCTGTAACGTTACCTCTATGGGGCTGACGGGAGCGGACGGTAACGGCTGCAAATAGTCCGGGTGCAGGATGTGTCCGGTCCGAGCGTTCAGCATTTTCAACGCTTTAACGGGGAAACGGTCCGCGGGAGGCGGCGCGTGCAGGAACGGCTCCCGGTGTCGCGTCTCGAGATCAAGCAGACTAAACGCGGCGGACTCCGGAGGCAGCGCGATCATGTCCCACGTCTCTCCGCGTGAGCTGGAAACGCATCTGCAGACGGACCGAAAGTAGCTCCCAGGAcgccaaacaaacaaacaacggGAGGAATAGAACGGGATAATCCTTAAAGGCTGTTCGCGGGAAAGGCGCAGGAGGAGAGTTCGGGGCGCATCTTCTCTTCCGCGTCGCGCGCTCGCTCGCTTTGAGCTCGGCTCTGCGCGGCGGAGATTAAAGCCTCCGCCGCCGGCCAATCACAGCGCGGCGTGAGCTGATTGACAGCTCCGGGGGGCGGGGCGTCGCCCTTGTGGGCGTTTGTTTTGGCCATATTGAGGAGGTAAAAACACTCGCGTCATTATCGGAAATCATACCGAAATAATTCGTTTTTAACATGAACTGCACTAAAAAAAGCGggtttattattcatatatttgcCCTGAAAAACTCTTTATGGAGTTAAGtaaatatgacataatatagtgtgtgtgtgctgtatgtgtTTAAGAAAAACGTTACATGAtgatataaattgtaaaaaagtgattgaaaaatatgaatatatgatacaaaatttatatgaatataaatatatacatgcatttgtatatgcataataaatacacaaagcacacgtgcatatattatgtcagtaaaaggttttattttggatgccattaatcatctgacagcactaataattaaAGCAGCCCGCTTATGAACACGAAAACGACTTTTCTTAACATCGTCTTGACGTCAAAACGAGACATTAGCATGTCGCCGCCCacaaattcattcttcaccGCTGGATGCTTTTAGATGCGCCGCAGTCTGGGGGTCGTTGAATTAAATCGCGTGAAAGTGAATGCACATTATAAGACGGTGGAAGTGTTTCAGGACCTTGCATGCTTGCACGCCGAGGAAAGCACAACCAAAACATGCACCTTTCATCACCCGTGACAGAGGCTCTTTAATTAGAAAGCGCGTTGGTTTTGTGACGAGCAGGTCAGGTGACTGTCATATTAGGGCTATAAACTACTGCTGCGCCACACGACGCGGCCAACAAATACTTCCAAACGCCGTAAAACCCAGGCGTGTAAAGTAAACGAAACGATCGGTTAAACGCGCGCGTCTGAGCATGAATTGTTTAGTAACTCGGTGATGATTGCTCCCTGGCTGATGGATGGGCCGGGGGTGCTGTTTTCGGCGGCGGCTGTCAGCTCCGGGTCCCTCCGTGAGTTATTGGGGCCAGAAACCCCCCCTTTATTGTGCGCGTGATGGATGACGCCCGGCGCTCGGGCCTTATTCCGTAATGGGGACGCGTTTCAGACGGCTCGTATTTCACCACGTTTAAGTAGAAAGTTTTGAACGCCTCCTCGATATTTCACATGCCTCTGGCAGTTTTATGGAGAAGTCCGTGCATGCAGATATAATTACACGCTACAGCCCGTAGGACTAAACGCGCACAGAGAGGTGTGTGTTCATCAAACCTAACTGAAATGACTACAATTCACGCTCACTTTCAGTAAATCGTgttaatatacatgcatttgtttttttaatggtttttcaAGCTCGTTTGATCTATTATAAATATCGCTACAACGTTATTTGTGTTATtacgtttttattatattaaacttGCTCGCTTTTTGTTTGTGCGTAACAGTATCCACATGTTCTGAATTACCTcctgaattgaaaaaaaaatggaaataagctattttatgtatttagacACTTAATGTTAATAGTCAGGTATTTAATAGACATGTTTGAATGTGAGCAGGATTTCATTTAtcttgttttgtattattttaacatgtttttacatttaatttttaaggaTCAAATTGGACACAAGATATACTTAGTGTTAGTAGTCatgaatgtatttaacatttcaattaattatattCAGATAGCATATgaccattttattttgacatatttaaaatatttgtatttaatatttttatattattttatatcgtGCATAAAAGATGCACGATATATAttcatgatattttattttattctatttaatattttttattttatttggacaTATTTAGCATACTACTTaaaatttttatgttattttaatagttaattCTTTTCACAAATTTATAATTAAGacacattattttaagtattaacacacttaatattaataatcagttatttaattaacattatattcaGACCACGcagggtttattttattttattattttcaatgatACGAATTGCACTCAAAAttggaaataaataatagctCCGTTGAATATTCAGTCACTTAGTTTAGATACTCaggtatttatttaacattataatcAGATTGTTCTGACGATTTTCTAATATATGagatgttttctattttattttattaatattttgattccATACTGGAAAAATGTAGGCCTGATCCGGGTCTGTACATATATTTTGGTCATTAATAGCATTTGCGTtcagttgtttttgtgttttgtactGTACAGCAATGAAAGCAAGAAGCCTTTGACTGCATGTTCAGAGAGGAGCATTAATCAGTAACAGATAAGCGTCGTAATTGAGCGCATCGCTTTTTTTTTGGGAATTGGAAACTCTATAGAGACGTTGATTGGTTGAGCGGATCATGTGAAGCTCTGCTCGTTATCTTCTCCTCATTAATCTATGCCAGAGCCGCATCGAGCAGGACCTGACGGGCtggtaaagagagagagagaacgccATTCAGCAAACATATGGTGAGCTGAGGAGAAAACAAAGCCCTGCTCATCCCGCTGAAAACACAGGCCCGCGTTACGtctcaaaaacaaatgcacatcAGATTAATGGAGATTTGTGGCGTGAAAGctaaagaaaccaaaaaaaaaccaacacagcgttttattttaattgtataa
It encodes:
- the LOC122333565 gene encoding zinc finger protein 503-like, which gives rise to MIALPPESAAFSLLDLETRHREPFLHAPPPADRFPVKALKMLNARTGHILHPDYLQPLPSAPVSPIELDAKKSPLALLAQTCSQIGKSDPPSSTKLSGGASDKDCKSSPLKISDIGAEDKSSFKPYAKSSERKDAGADKASFRVPSASCRPVTPRSPGSCSSASPQPGSGDKPGKKEHEAARTPEARAESEAEAPKAPASDGIPVSSALGLVAPVSPYRPGHSVFAPYPAAYPAYPQPFLSHAVSLDPSKPGGGQLINALGSKPGSSPLAGASPPSIMSGGLCRDPFCLSYHCASHLSSAGSHDKSGYPLMYHSLHPPSFPGHPLYPYGFVLPNDSQTHVCNWVSANGPCDKRFSSSEELLSHLRTHTAFAEKLVAGYPGSLSMACHVPGAPLALRTPHLGLGSRYHPYKSPGGAPVPVPAAAAGPFYSPYALYGQRLTTASGLGYQ